A genomic window from Vanessa cardui chromosome Z, ilVanCard2.1, whole genome shotgun sequence includes:
- the LOC124542847 gene encoding uncharacterized protein LOC124542847, with protein sequence MYILIYILTSFMSVVTIYCDTGNKTVRVINYCSHPDCSLKNQHTLCVAKDKHSPRLFASGMTTWMKYQILQLHNRHRDNIALGLEAGQPPAANMRKMYWDYELEEIAEIWARQCQKRHDECRNTIRFNVIQNMDVRPILPRVTVAQILADAVGAWFSGSRTLPPEYVWSFKPSNCSASGGCNAHWYSAAAWASTWRIGCSQAICTVKQSSCVLFRKKRTPRPPTNNSMKNVTASTKKENLLRRTKYMTVAQSSRLEDFATTIKNTNQESPLYRGKLNSFDKESKQKEPNIMAYIFCNYGPAGNIDGFPIYEPGVTCSNCPYGTKCGAGPHRGLCALLSDPEDISK encoded by the coding sequence atgtatattctaatttatattttaacttcttTTATGTCTGTTGTTACAATATATTGTGATACCGGTAATAAAACTGTTCGAGTTATCAATTACTGTTCTCATCCTGACTGTTCTTTAAAAAACCAGCATACCTTGTGCGTTGCCAAGGATAAACATAGTCCAAGATTGTTTGCTTCGGGAATGACAACGTGGATGAAATATCAAATTCTGCAACTACACAATCGACATCGAGATAATATAGCACTGGGTCTCGAGGCAGGTCAGCCGCCAGCTGCTAATATGCGTAAAATGTACTGGGATTACGAACTCGAAGAAATAGCCGAGATATGGGCTCGGCAATGTCAAAAAAGACACGATGAATGTAGGAATACGATACGGTTCAATGTTATACAAAACATGGACGTTCGACCAATACTGCCTCGGGTGACCGTTGCACAGATATTGGCGGACGCTGTCGGTGCGTGGTTTTCGGGATCTAGAACTCTACCCCCGGAATATGTTTGGTCCTTTAAGCCAAGTAACTGCAGCGCTTCTGGTGGGTGTAACGCTCATTGGTACTCCGCTGCGGCTTGGGCGTCCACTTGGCGAATAGGTTGTTCGCAAGCTATATGTACAGTCAAACAAAGTTCTTGCGTCTTATTTAGGAAGAAAAGGACACCACGGCCCCCTACGAATAATTCTATGAAAAATGTTACGGCAAGtactaaaaaagaaaatttattacgCAGAACGAAATACATGACAGTAGCCCAATCGTCACGATTAGAGGACTTTGCAACAACGATTAAAAACACTAACCAAGAGTCGCCTTTATATCGCGGTAAGTTGAATTCGTTCGACAAAGAAAGTAAGCAAAAAGAACCTAATATTATGGCGTACATATTCTGTAACTACGGACCTGCTGGCAATATTGACGGATTTCCAATATACGAACCTGGAGTGACCTGTAGTAACTGTCCATACGGAACCAAATGTGGTGCTGGACCTCATAGAGGATTGTGTGCCCTATTAAGTGATCCCGAGGatatatcgaaataa